The Actinomycetes bacterium genome segment CGCCGCTGATGGTGGCCAGCGCCGTCCCCACGATCCGGCCGGCGCTCACCGCGACGACGGCCGGCTCGTTGGCGCGCAGCGCCGCGATGCACTCGCCGACCGAGAACACCGAGCTCTGCCCCAGGTCGCCCGTGGCGTCCCACAGGTGGACGACCGCCTCGAGGTCGTCGTCGTGGTACTCGCGAACCAGCCACCCCATGGTCACCATCAGGTCAGCCTAGGGCGCGGTCTCCGGTGCCCCGGCGGCGTCCCCGCCCTGCTTGCCCTCCGCGGTCGTCATCCCTACGATTGGATCCAATATCCAGACCGCCCTTGGAGTGCTCGATGGCCGACAGCCCGGTTGCCCCCCTCGACCTGATCGCCGCCGACTCGCTGCTGTCGGAGGAGGAGCGCGAGATCCGCGGCACGGTCCGCCGCTACCTCGACTCCGAGGTGCGTCCGCACATCGCGGAGTGGTTCGAGTCCGGCGAGCTGCCGGCCCGCGAGCTGGCCCATGGCTTCGGTCAGCTGGGCCTGCTCGGCATGCACCTGGAGGGCTACGGCTGCCCGGGGACCAGTGCGATCGCCTACGGGCTGGCCGCCCTGGAGCTGGAGGCGGTGGACTCCGGCGTCCGGTCACTGGTGTCGGTGCAGGGATCGCTGGCCATGTTCGCGATCCACCACTACGGCAGCGAGGAGCAGAAGCTGGAGTGGCTGCCGCGGATGGCGGCCGGCGAGGCGGTCGGCTGCTTTGGGCTGACCGAGCCGGACTTCGGCTCCAACCCCGCGGGGATGCGCACCACCGCCAAGCGGGACGGCGCGGACTGGGTGCTCAACGGGACCAAGATGTGGATCACCAACGGCTCGATCTCGGACGTCGCCGTCGTGTGGGCACGCACCGACGAGGGAATCCGCGGCTTCGTCGTCCCGACCGGCACCCCCGGGTTCGCCGCGAACACGGTCAAGCACAAGCTCTCGCTGCGGGCGTCGGTGACCAGCGAGCTGGTGCTCAACGGCGTGCGGCTGCCGGAGTCGGCGATGCTGCCCGGGGCACGGGGCCTGGCCGGGCCGCTCGGGTGCCTCAGCGAGGCACGGTTCGGCATCGTGTTCGGCGTCATGGGGGCGGCGCGGGACAGCCTGCAGGCGGCCATCGACTACGCCTTGGCCCGCGAGCAGTTCGACCGGCCGATCGCCGGCTTCCAGCTGACCCAGCAGAAGCTGGCCGACATGGCGCTGGAGCTGCAGAAGGGCTACCTGCTGGCGCTGCACCTGGGCCGGCTCAAGGACGCCGGGCAGATCACCCCGCAGATGGTGAGCGTCGGCAAGCTGAACAACGTGCGGGAGGCGCTGCGCATCGCCAGGGAGGCGCGCACGATCTTGGGTGGCAGCGGGATCACCACCGAGTACTCGCCGCTGCGGCACGCCAACAACCTCGAGTCGGTGCTGACCTACGAGGGCACCAGCGAGATCCACACCCTGGTGGTGGGCCAGGCACTCACCGGCCTGCCCGCCTACCGCTGACCCCCGCCCGCCTACCCGCGGGCGGCGACGCAGACGTCGCGGTGCTCACAGCCCGGGCACGCCACGACGCCGACCTGCGCGTTGTGGCCGTTCTCCTCGTGCCAGCACACGCCGCACGTCTTGCACAGCAGGTTGTCCTGGACGCCGGGGTCCACCCATGTGGTGTGGCTGCTCCCGCAGTCAGGGCAGCGCGT includes the following:
- a CDS encoding acyl-CoA dehydrogenase family protein, with the translated sequence MADSPVAPLDLIAADSLLSEEEREIRGTVRRYLDSEVRPHIAEWFESGELPARELAHGFGQLGLLGMHLEGYGCPGTSAIAYGLAALELEAVDSGVRSLVSVQGSLAMFAIHHYGSEEQKLEWLPRMAAGEAVGCFGLTEPDFGSNPAGMRTTAKRDGADWVLNGTKMWITNGSISDVAVVWARTDEGIRGFVVPTGTPGFAANTVKHKLSLRASVTSELVLNGVRLPESAMLPGARGLAGPLGCLSEARFGIVFGVMGAARDSLQAAIDYALAREQFDRPIAGFQLTQQKLADMALELQKGYLLALHLGRLKDAGQITPQMVSVGKLNNVREALRIAREARTILGGSGITTEYSPLRHANNLESVLTYEGTSEIHTLVVGQALTGLPAYR